In one Saimiri boliviensis isolate mSaiBol1 chromosome 3, mSaiBol1.pri, whole genome shotgun sequence genomic region, the following are encoded:
- the TRIML2 gene encoding putative E3 ubiquitin-protein ligase TRIML2, translating into MFKRLSPQSQHCIAEDAYCETHLEQTQLFCDTDQITLCSKCVQSEDHQHHRVCGIQEAAENYGKLFQETLNTLREKLEAAKSILTDEQERMVMIQEEEQNFKKMIESEYNMRLRLLNEERELNPHGRQGCIADLNLREARLNQVMKLATELEEKFQEMLQRLGHVGRENMKKLKESEARVSEHICSLQVLTAELEKKCGDSTLALLKNAKYSLERSNSLLLENLEPAHITDLSLCHIRGLSSMFKVFQRHLTFDPETAHPCLALSEDLRTVRLRNSQQDAPGSPERLNFSAMVLGTERFTSGRHYWEVHVEKAASWQVGISYHATDGWGSSPRASGEKVLLTGSVMAAEPTLWVFPPLKRVFLEKQLHTVGVFLDYEYGQISFYNVTESSLIYNFSHLTFQGVLRPVFSLCIPNGDTSSDSLTISP; encoded by the exons ATGTTCAAAAGGCTCAGCCCTCAGTCACAGCACTGCATCGCAGAAGACGCCTATTGTGAAACTCACCTGGAACAAACACAGCTGTTCTGTGATACTGACCAGATCACACTCTGCAGCAAATGCGTCCAGTCCGAGGACCATCAGCATCACAGGGTGTGTGGGATACAAGAAGCTGCTGAGAATTATGGG AAGTTATTCCAGGAAACACTGAACACACTGAGGGAGAAGCTTGAAGCAGCTAAAAGCATACTGACTGATGAGCAAGAAAGAATGGTGATGATTCAG gaagaggaacaaaattttaaaaagatgattgaGTCTGAGTATAATATGAGACTCCGGTTGTTGAATGAAGAGCGTGAGCTGAATCCCCACGGACGGCAAGGGTGCATAGCtgacttgaacttgagagaagcTCGTCTGAATCAAGTGATGAAGCTTGCCACAGAGCTAGAGGAGAAGTTCCAGGAAATGTTACAG AGACTGGGCCAcgtggggagagagaacatgaaGAAGCTGAAGGAGAGCGAAGCCAGGGTTTCTGAGCACATCTGCAGCCTGCAGGTGCTCACCGCGGAGCTTGAGAAGAAGTGTGGGGACAGCACCTTAGCGTTGCTCAAG aATGCAAAGTACTCTTTGGAAAG GAGCAACTCACTGCTACTTGAGAATCTAGAACCTGCTCACATCACAGACCTGAGTTTATGCCACATAAGAGGACTGAGCAGCATGTTCAAAGTATTCCAAA GACATTTAACTTTCGATCCTGAAACAGCCCATCCCTGCCTGGCCCTGTCTGAGGACCTGAGAACTGTGAGATTGAGAAATTCCCAGCAGGATGCACCTGGCAGCCCAGAAAGACTGAACTTCAGTGCCATGGTGCTGGGCACGGAACGCTTCACCTCGGGGAGACACTATTGGGAGGTGCACGTGGAAAAGGCGGCCAGCTGGCAGGTGGGCATATCCTACCATGCCACAGACGGATGGGGCAGCTCGCCCAGAGCCTCTGGAGAGAAAGTCCTACTCACAGGGTCGGTGATGGCCGCGGAGCCGACGCTCTGGGTCTTTCCCCCGTTGAAAAGGGTCTTTCTGGAAAAGCAGTTGCATACAGTTGGAGTTTTCCTTGACTACGAATATGGGCAGATATCATTCTACAATGTGACAGAGAGCTCCCTCATTTATAatttctcccacctcaccttccaaGGAGTTCTCAGGCCTGTGTTTTCCCTTTGTATCCCAAACGGAGACACAAGTTCAGACTCCCTCACCATCTCCCCCTAG